Proteins encoded within one genomic window of Bradyrhizobium sp. AZCC 1719:
- the plsX gene encoding phosphate acyltransferase PlsX: MPQKVRIALDAMGGDVGASVVIPGAAISLKRHPDSEFLLYGDSKQIDEQLAKYPALQKASRVIHTDVTVSMHDKPSQALRRGRKTSSMWLAIDAVKRKEADVAVSAGNTGALMAMARFHLHTMQGIDRPAIAGVWPTARGDSVVLDLGATIGGDAHHLVALAVMGSAMASVLLNRERPTVGLLNIGVEEIKGHEEIREAAELLRASQLNYIGFVEGDGIGQGAADVIVSEGFSGNIALKAAEGTARQMADFLRQAMTSSWLSRIGYLFARSAFKALRDKLDPNKSNGGVLLGLKGVVVKSHGGISAEGFAYAVDVGYEMVRCDLLTKINQMMNSDGSALAPTAQEAVS, translated from the coding sequence CGGCGCATCGGTCGTCATTCCCGGCGCTGCAATTTCTTTGAAGCGGCATCCCGACAGCGAATTCCTGCTCTACGGCGACAGCAAGCAGATCGACGAACAACTCGCCAAGTACCCGGCGCTGCAAAAGGCGTCGCGCGTGATCCACACCGACGTCACTGTGAGCATGCACGACAAGCCGAGCCAGGCGCTGCGTCGCGGCCGCAAGACGTCGTCGATGTGGCTTGCGATCGATGCGGTGAAGAGAAAGGAGGCCGACGTCGCGGTCTCCGCGGGCAATACCGGCGCGCTGATGGCGATGGCGCGTTTTCATCTGCACACCATGCAAGGGATCGATCGTCCAGCCATTGCCGGCGTGTGGCCGACGGCGCGCGGCGATTCCGTCGTGCTCGACCTCGGCGCCACGATCGGCGGCGATGCGCACCATCTCGTCGCGCTGGCGGTGATGGGCAGCGCAATGGCGAGCGTGCTGTTGAACCGGGAACGGCCGACTGTCGGCCTCCTCAACATCGGGGTCGAGGAGATCAAGGGCCATGAGGAGATCCGCGAAGCGGCGGAGCTGCTGCGCGCGTCGCAGCTCAATTATATCGGCTTCGTCGAGGGCGACGGGATCGGCCAGGGTGCGGCCGATGTGATCGTGTCGGAAGGCTTTAGCGGCAACATCGCGTTGAAGGCCGCGGAGGGAACCGCGCGCCAGATGGCGGACTTCCTGCGCCAGGCCATGACGAGCAGTTGGCTGTCCCGAATCGGTTACCTGTTCGCCCGCAGCGCGTTCAAGGCGTTGCGGGACAAGCTCGACCCGAACAAATCCAATGGCGGTGTTTTGCTCGGCCTGAAAGGCGTGGTTGTCAAAAGCCATGGCGGAATCAGCGCCGAAGGCTTTGCCTACGCGGTCGATGTTGGCTATGAGATGGTCCGCTGCGATCTCCTCACCAAGATCAATCAGATGATGAATAGCGACGGCAGTGCGCTGGCACCGACCGCGCAGGAGGCTGTCTCGTGA
- a CDS encoding beta-ketoacyl-ACP synthase III, giving the protein MTAKRSVVLGCGSYLPQKVLTNAELAARIDTSDEWIVQRTGIRERHIAAEGEFTSHLAINAARAALEHAGLDAQAIDLIVLATSTPDNTFPATAVAVQNGLGIHHGAAFDLQAVCSGFVFALATADNFLRSGAYKRALVIGAETFSRILDWNDRGTCVLFGDGAGAVVLEAQDQPGLPSDRGVLTTHLRSDGRHQSKLFVDGGPSTTQTVGHLRMEGREVFKHAVGMITDVIVDAFNATGATAEDIDWFIPHQANKRIIDASAHKLHIAPQKVVLTVDLHGNTSAASIPLALVVAVKDGRVKKGDLVLFEAMGGGFTWGSALVRW; this is encoded by the coding sequence GTGACTGCGAAACGTTCGGTGGTGCTGGGCTGCGGCTCTTACCTGCCGCAGAAGGTGCTGACCAATGCCGAACTGGCGGCCCGAATCGATACCTCGGACGAGTGGATCGTGCAGCGTACCGGCATTCGGGAGCGCCACATCGCGGCCGAAGGCGAGTTCACCTCGCACTTGGCGATCAACGCCGCGCGCGCGGCGCTGGAACATGCCGGTCTCGACGCCCAGGCAATCGACCTGATCGTGCTCGCGACCTCGACGCCGGACAACACCTTTCCGGCCACCGCGGTTGCAGTCCAGAACGGGCTCGGTATCCATCATGGCGCCGCCTTCGATCTGCAGGCGGTGTGCTCCGGCTTCGTCTTCGCGCTCGCCACCGCCGACAATTTCCTGCGCTCCGGCGCCTACAAGCGCGCGCTGGTGATCGGTGCGGAGACGTTCTCGCGCATTCTCGACTGGAACGACCGCGGCACCTGCGTGCTGTTCGGCGACGGCGCCGGCGCGGTCGTATTGGAAGCGCAGGACCAGCCGGGTTTGCCTTCCGATCGCGGCGTGCTCACGACCCATCTGCGCTCGGACGGCCGGCATCAGTCGAAGCTCTTCGTGGACGGTGGCCCGTCCACGACGCAGACCGTCGGCCATCTCCGGATGGAGGGTCGCGAAGTGTTCAAGCACGCGGTCGGCATGATCACGGACGTCATCGTGGATGCCTTCAATGCGACCGGCGCGACGGCCGAGGACATCGACTGGTTCATCCCGCATCAGGCCAACAAGCGAATCATCGATGCTTCGGCGCATAAGCTTCATATTGCGCCGCAGAAGGTGGTGCTGACCGTCGATTTGCACGGCAACACGTCGGCTGCGTCGATCCCGCTGGCGCTTGTGGTTGCCGTCAAGGATGGACGGGTAAAGAAGGGCGATCTGGTGCTGTTCGAGGCCATGGGCGGCGGCTTCACCTGGGGTTCCGCCCTGGTGCGTTGGTAG
- a CDS encoding integration host factor subunit alpha, producing the protein MTGTGKTVTRVDLCEAVYQKVGLSRTESSAFVELVLKEITDCLEKGETVKLSSFGSFMVRKKGQRIGRNPKTGTEVPISPRRVMVFKPSAILKQRINGHAPGNGESKPD; encoded by the coding sequence ATGACCGGGACCGGAAAAACAGTCACACGCGTCGATTTGTGCGAGGCGGTCTACCAGAAGGTGGGCCTGTCGCGGACGGAATCTTCAGCATTTGTCGAGCTCGTTCTGAAAGAAATTACCGATTGCCTGGAGAAGGGCGAGACGGTGAAACTGTCGTCGTTCGGCTCCTTCATGGTGCGCAAGAAGGGTCAGCGTATCGGACGTAATCCGAAGACCGGTACTGAAGTGCCGATCTCGCCGCGTCGTGTGATGGTGTTCAAACCATCCGCTATTCTGAAACAGCGGATCAATGGACACGCGCCCGGCAACGGCGAAAGCAAGCCCGACTAA
- a CDS encoding MerR family transcriptional regulator: MDKAPDAFRTISEVAEELDIPQHVLRFWETRFAQIKPMKRSGGRRYYRPDDVDLLKGIRRLLYGEGYTIRGVQRILKEHGIKSVQGLADQTSAVTFGAVEEAIGLSLQEPDEGEIPTVAADDEDYETEEKEIDYRFVDTDDDGILLPFARTKPGPSDADRERLERVLQDLIACKQLLDNAMKDG, translated from the coding sequence TTGGACAAGGCGCCGGATGCGTTTCGCACCATCAGCGAAGTCGCTGAAGAACTCGACATTCCCCAGCATGTGCTGCGGTTTTGGGAGACGCGGTTCGCCCAGATCAAGCCGATGAAGCGCAGCGGCGGGCGGCGTTACTACCGCCCGGACGATGTTGATCTGCTAAAGGGCATCCGCCGTCTGCTGTATGGCGAGGGCTATACCATCCGCGGCGTGCAGCGGATCCTCAAAGAGCACGGCATCAAATCGGTGCAGGGCCTTGCCGACCAGACCTCGGCGGTTACCTTCGGCGCGGTCGAAGAAGCGATCGGCCTCAGCCTGCAGGAGCCCGATGAGGGCGAGATCCCGACCGTCGCAGCCGACGACGAGGATTACGAGACTGAAGAGAAGGAAATCGACTACCGCTTCGTCGACACCGACGACGACGGCATTTTGCTGCCGTTTGCGAGGACCAAGCCGGGGCCGTCGGACGCCGACCGCGAGCGCCTGGAGCGGGTGCTGCAGGACCTGATCGCCTGCAAGCAATTGCTGGACAATGCAATGAAGGACGGCTGA